TCACGCTCGGCCCGGATCGTGCGATAGCCGATGGACAGCCCGTCGATGGCCCCGGCCCCGATCAACGCCGCGGCCTCTCGGGCCTGCGCCACCTCGGGCAGTAACCGCCCCTTGACCCACAGCCCCTTGTCATCCTCGCGGATCTCGTCCCAGACCCCGATGGGTTGCGCGGGATCGTGCTGCCACAGCATCCGCACCCGCTCGCCCCCCGCCGCCAGACGCGCCAGCGACGCGCGGAACGCCCCCGGCAGCACCGCATCGCCCCCCTGATCGGTCAGCCCGAACAGGCTGGCATATCCCTCGATCACATGGCCATTGCTCAGCACCGGGGCGCCGCCCGCGAATTTTACCTCAAGTCCCGAAATCATCCCTCAGCCTCCTTTCGGCGCATAGTCCAGGATGCCCTGCACCGCCTGGGTCAGGATCACCGCAACCACGCCATAAACGGTCATCCACAGCCGCCGCTCCAACCCCTCGATCAGCGCCTCGATCCGTTCCAGCCGCTTCTCGACGGCGCCGAATTGCAGCGCCATGATCCGCTCCTGCGCCTCGAAACGCTGATCGTGCCAGATGCCGTCCCGCAAAAAGCGCGACCCCTCCACCGGCTCACCCATCGGCCTTCGGCGCCAGCCCCAGCAGCGCGCGCTTCTCGGCATCGGTCAGGAACGTCGCCTCGCCGATCCGCCGCCATTGCTGATCGCGTTCGGTCGCCAGCGCCGGAATCCCGTCGGGATCGGGGCGCAGATCGACCTCCTCGCCCAGATGCTCGGACAGCCACCACGCGACCGATGCCGATACCCGCGTCGCCAGCGGCAGAACGGTCAGGCGATAGAACGCCCGATGCGCCTCGGCATAGTTGGAATAGGTCGCATCACCCGGAATCCCCAGCAGCATCGGCGGCACGCCAAAGGCCAGCGCAATCTCGCGCGCGGCGGCCATCTTGGTCTCGTGAAACTCCATGTCGCTGGGGCTGAACCCCATCGGCTTCCAGTCCAGCCCGCCTTCCAGCAGCATCGGGCGCCCGGCATTGCGCGCACCCTGATGGTTCATCTCGATCTCGCCCACCAGCCGGTCATATTGCTCGGGCGACAGCACCCCCTGACCATCGGCGCCGCGATAGACAATCGCACCACTGGGCCGCGCCGCATTGTCCAGCAGCGCCTTCGACCAGGCCGAGGCACTGTTATGCACATCCAGCGCCACCGCCGCCGCCTGCATCGGCGACAACCCGTAATGGTCGTCCTGCGGGTGAAAGCTCTTGATATGGCAGATCGGATCGGGGCTGCCGGTCATGTCGAACCGATGCCTGCGCCCGCCCACCGCATATTCATAGGCCACCGGCCAGCCATCGGCACCCGGCACGATGCTCATCCGGTCCGCGCGCAGCACATGCAGCTCTTCCGGCAAGCCCGACGCGTCCAGCCCCACCGCCTCCAGATAGCCATTACCCGACAGCAGCATCTGCCCGAACAGCGCCTCGAACAACTCGGCCCTCCCCTGCCCCGGATTGGGCCGCCGCAACAGATCCATCAGCGGATGCGTCTCAAAGCGCCGCCCGCGATCCGCACAGATCAGCGGAACCGCCGCCGCCGCCTCGGCGATCAGCTTGACAGATCGGAACCCGACCGGATTGCCGACAAAGCCCCCGCGCGTCAGACTGGCCGTGTCCCGCGCCGACCAGACCGCCCGCCCCGAGCCGCTGGCAAAGGCGACCACCCGCCCGGTCGCGCTGGCCTTCCTCTCCGGCGCGAAAACATCCTTCGCCTCCCGCGAAAACAATCGAAACGCCATGCTCGCCTCCTTGCTCACCACGAAAAAGGCCGCCCCGCAGGGCAGCCCATCCATCTTTGGTGTATAAATATCCTCTGGGGTCGCCGGGTGGTGCACCATTGGTTGGGGAACCACCCGGCGACCGGGCGGAAAGCCCCCGGCCTTGCCGTCACAAAACCCGCATCTGCGGTCGCCGCCAACCCGCCGCCGGTTCGATCATCAACTCATGGATCGCCCAGACCAGCGCATCCAGCCGGTCGGGCGATCCGCGCCCCTCGAAACCGCGCACCGTCATCTGGCACATCTGATCCTCCAGCGCGCCCAGCCCCCGCAAATGCCTGACCCGCCCCTGCTCGTAAAGCGCGGCGACAGGCTCTGCCCGCAGCCCCTTGCCCCGCCCGGCCCGCAAGGCCCGGAACGGCACCAGAGGATCGACCTGCCGGATCACGCTTTCCACCAGATCGCCGCCCTGATTGACCTCGGCCACCAGCTTTTCGGCGCCGTGCCGGTCCATCGCCGCGATCGCCGCCCGCGCCCAGTCCAGCGGCCCGCCCCTGATGGTCGCATCCTCCAGCACGAAGGCCCGCCAGTCGCGCGGCTCGCCCTCGGCCAGCACACCCGCGACCACGATGCCGCATTCGTCGCTGGCCTTGCCCGCTGTCACCGCCGGATCGACCGCGACCACGATCCGGCTCAGCTTCGGCGCCGACTCGACCCGGCAACCCTCCAGCCCGGTCGTGGTCCACAGCGCGCCCTCGACATCGTCCAGCAGCACGCCCTCCAGTTCCTGCCGCCCCAGCCGCGTGCCGCCATAGCGCGCCTGAACCTCGGCCAGAAAGCTCTCGGCCAGCCAGGCCCGGTTCGCCTCGGTCGGCGCATGGGTCGTCACGGTGCTGGCATTGCCAAGGATCCGCTTCAGCACGCCGACATTGCGCGGCGTGGTGGTGACCACCTGCTGGGGATGCTCGCCCAGACGCAGCGCGAATTGCAGCATGTCCCAGACCTCCTCGGCCTTCTTCCACTTGGCCAGTTCATCCGCCCAGGCCGCGTCGAACTGAGGTCCGCGCAGCGCCTCGGGCT
The Paracoccus alcaliphilus DNA segment above includes these coding regions:
- a CDS encoding HK97 family phage prohead protease, whose amino-acid sequence is MISGLEVKFAGGAPVLSNGHVIEGYASLFGLTDQGGDAVLPGAFRASLARLAAGGERVRMLWQHDPAQPIGVWDEIREDDKGLWVKGRLLPEVAQAREAAALIGAGAIDGLSIGYRTIRAERDGKGRRALAEVELWEVSLVTFPMLVQARVGRKDAQELHDIARLLDAATEALRA
- a CDS encoding GTA head formation protein, RCAP_rcc01685 family, which gives rise to MGEPVEGSRFLRDGIWHDQRFEAQERIMALQFGAVEKRLERIEALIEGLERRLWMTVYGVVAVILTQAVQGILDYAPKGG
- a CDS encoding DNA-packaging protein; its protein translation is MKSGAAWLACAAPEQVDAFLGGLGDNALLSLPWLFEFWALPHQLPPEGDWKSWVIMGGRGAGKTRAGSEWVRRMVEGPTAAAPGRCRRVALVGETFDQAREVMVMGESGILACSPPDRRPVWEAGRRRLVWANGATATVYSAHEPEALRGPQFDAAWADELAKWKKAEEVWDMLQFALRLGEHPQQVVTTTPRNVGVLKRILGNASTVTTHAPTEANRAWLAESFLAEVQARYGGTRLGRQELEGVLLDDVEGALWTTTGLEGCRVESAPKLSRIVVAVDPAVTAGKASDECGIVVAGVLAEGEPRDWRAFVLEDATIRGGPLDWARAAIAAMDRHGAEKLVAEVNQGGDLVESVIRQVDPLVPFRALRAGRGKGLRAEPVAALYEQGRVRHLRGLGALEDQMCQMTVRGFEGRGSPDRLDALVWAIHELMIEPAAGWRRPQMRVL
- a CDS encoding phage portal protein, which gives rise to MAFRLFSREAKDVFAPERKASATGRVVAFASGSGRAVWSARDTASLTRGGFVGNPVGFRSVKLIAEAAAAVPLICADRGRRFETHPLMDLLRRPNPGQGRAELFEALFGQMLLSGNGYLEAVGLDASGLPEELHVLRADRMSIVPGADGWPVAYEYAVGGRRHRFDMTGSPDPICHIKSFHPQDDHYGLSPMQAAAVALDVHNSASAWSKALLDNAARPSGAIVYRGADGQGVLSPEQYDRLVGEIEMNHQGARNAGRPMLLEGGLDWKPMGFSPSDMEFHETKMAAAREIALAFGVPPMLLGIPGDATYSNYAEAHRAFYRLTVLPLATRVSASVAWWLSEHLGEEVDLRPDPDGIPALATERDQQWRRIGEATFLTDAEKRALLGLAPKADG